GGGCATTTTGCCCAGGGTTTTGTTCCTGCCATTATTGCACGGGAGATATTCATGAGGCAGTCGGTTATAAAGAATGGCGCATGGCAAAACTTTCTTATCGTATGCGTGTGCCTTGCATTGAGTGCATTCTACGAGCTTATTGAATGGTGGGGTGCCCTTGTCTCCAGTGAATCTGCCGAGGCCTTTTTAGCTACGCAGGGCTATGTATGGGATACCCAATCGGATATGGCCTTCGCACTGCTGGGCGCGATATCGGCATTGGTTCTTCTCTCCAGGGCGCATGATCGTCAACTCAAGAGGATCCAAGGATCGAAAGGCGGGTGACATCCTAGGCGTATCATGACCCATCCGATGACCCGCCTCAGACTCAGACAGCTCCTCCCGGATCAGTGTGGGCCTCTTCCAATAGATGACCGTGGACCGATTGGGCAAGCCCTTTGTCTTCAT
This Deltaproteobacteria bacterium DNA region includes the following protein-coding sequences:
- a CDS encoding DUF2238 domain-containing protein, yielding MRTAWLIIFFGVLTWSGISPKYPLVWFLEVAPALAGFIALCATYKKFRLTRLAYTLILIHCIILMIGGHYTYAEVPLFNWIRDYLELERNNYDKVGHFAQGFVPAIIAREIFMRQSVIKNGAWQNFLIVCVCLALSAFYELIEWWGALVSSESAEAFLATQGYVWDTQSDMAFALLGAISALVLLSRAHDRQLKRIQGSKGG